CCAGGCCTTCGCGCACCAGGATGGTGAACGCACCGATGAACGTCGTCATGGGGCTGGCTGCCGTTTCGGACAGCACGGTCTGCGCCTGCCCGAGCAGGCCGTCGACCTCGTGCGCCTGCTTGGTCACGGCATCATCGTTAGGGGATTGCGACAGCGTCGTGCGGTACGCACCCATCGCAGTTTCGATGCGTGCACGCAACGAGGCATTGCGCGTATCCAGTTGCGCCTCGACCGGCTCGACGCCGTCCAGATAGGCCGACAGAGCGAGCTGCCTGGCTTCTTCGCTTTTACCGTTGCGATGCGCTTCCAGGCTGTCCGCCAGTCGAGCACGCGCCAGCGGTATGCCGGCGAGTGCCTCATGCACGGCCCCGGGGTGGGCACGCAAGTAGCCGATGATGAGGTGCGCCTGTGCAACGCCCAGTGTGTCGGCCAAGCCCGCCGCGCGAGCACGGGCTAATTCGCTCGGCGAGGCGATAGCGCCTCGGGCGCGTGCATCGTCCCGCCACGCTTGCTCGCCCCGCGTCGCAGTCACGGGATAAGCGAGCGTGCCCACGTAATAGGCCAGCGACCAGCGGTCGTCGCTGGAAAGCGCTTGGGCGTAGCTCACCATCGGCGTGCCGGCGACGCCCTGGGTAATCACCTCGTACAACGACAGCGGGCTGCGCTGGTCGGCGCGACTCACCTCGGTGAAATCGATCGGGCGAGGCGAGAGCTGGAGTCCTGCAGGGCCGTCGCCATGCCCGGTGGCGCCGTGGCAGGCCGCACACTGCGCCTGGTAAAGCGATGCGCCACGTGTCAGATCGGGTGTTTTCGTCGGCGCCGTGGGAATGGGGTAGGCCTGCAGCAGCGTGTCCGTGAGCGCATGCGCCTGCCGCGCCACATCGGCCTCGGGTGCCTTGGCATCGATCAGCGACACCAGCTGGTCAGCTTGCTGTCGCAGTGCCGGTGTGGCCGGTGATACCGGCAGGGCCAGTACGCGCTCGCGCGCATGGCGCGCAAACTCTCGCATCTCGGCGTATTCCGAGGCGCTCACGACTTCACCGTGGTTGACTGCGCCGGCGTAGTCCGCCGCGAGGTAATCGAGCATCTGCCAGGTCTGCGGCACACTCGACGTGGGGTCGTCGATGGCTTGTTGCGCCAACGCAGGTGATGCGCCGAGTCCGAAGGCAAGGAGCAGGATTGCGAGCTTCCGGGTCACTTTACAAATGCGATCTATTCTCATTTGTAAAGTGTACTCTCGTTACGATGTGATATGCAGTGGTCCCAGGATCCGGGACGGGTGCTCCAGTGCCAGCCGGCCATGGCCGATGCCCTGGCTGATGCTTTGGGCAATACGCTCGGCCGTGCTGATGAAAAGCTCGGCCGTGGGCGGGTCGAAGACCTCGCGGGCAGTTTCACCCCACAACGCCAGCCAACGGTGAAACAGCGCCTGTGGAAACGCAGGCAGCGCGCGATGCACGCCCATTGGATTGCCGTGGTATCGCCCGGTGCGCAAGATGAGGGACGACCAGAAGTCGCGCAGCGTGTGCTTGTGCGCGGTCCAGTCGTGAATAGCGGTGTTGAACACCGGGCCCAGTTCCTCGTCTGCGCGGACCTTGTCGTAGAAGCGGTCGACCAGCGTCGCGATGCCGACCTCGTTTGCAGCAGGGAAAAGTGCCATGAGTGAACGTCGTCTCAGTGAGGCGTGCTAGCCCGGTGCGCCATCGCGCCCTGGCGTGAGGTACATCCATAACGATCGCGCCACCCAGGGCGTGAGTGCAAGCAGCCAGAGCGCTGCCGCGGCGATGTACCACGGCCACGGTGGTGACATGTATTCGCCGGCTATGCGAATCAAGGCGACCAGCTGCAGGGCGGTGTAGAGCACCAACAGCAGTCCTGGTCGTCGCGCCTTGATCTGCGTCAGATTTGCGCGCAGGTGCTGCCCCGGCTGTCCACGATGACTTCATGCACGGGTGCGTCCCCGCTTGCCGGCGCATGCTCTACGCCAGGGAGAGGGTCATGATTCGAAAACTACTGACAGGCGGGCTTTTGGCCTTGGGCATGGTTGTGGTGTCGGCGCATGCCGAAGAAGCGCCAGCAGCCTTGCGCGATGTGCTGGTCAAAACCACTCAAGCACTGATGGATGCGTTGCCAGTGGGCGACAAGACGCCCTGGGAGCAATGGGTCACGGACGACGCGGTAATCATCGACGAGTTCGGCCGGGTGGCGAGCAAGGCCGACACCATTGCATCGCTGCGCCATTTTCCCTCTGGCGTCACCGGCAGCATGGAGATGCGCGATCCGCATGCCTGGCTGCACGGCGACAGTGCCTTGCTTAGTGTCGAGGAGTACGAGCGCGAATCCTATTTTGGCCAGTCGTTCGTGGTGCGCTACCGGTCGCTGCTCACCTTCGTTAAGCAGGGTGGTCAATGGAAACTGGCTGGCGCCCAGGACGTCACCATTCCCACGCCACCGTCCAGGCTGGACGTTCCCGGCCTCGTGCTGGATGACTACGTGGGCACCTTTCGCTATGCGCCGGGGCGCGCATGGGTCGTCTCCGTCGATCATGGCGTGCTTGGTTACGTGACGCGACCCGGCGGCCCCGTGAACACGCTGCAGCCCGTGGCGAAGGATGTCTTCATGGGTACCGACGACGAGCGCAACCTGCTGGTCTTCCAGCGCGACGAGCACGGCAAGGTCAGCGCGTTGATCGAGCGGCGGAAATTCAATGACCTGAGGCTGGGCAAGGAAGGCTGACGCATTGCCGCGCCGTTTTGTGTCCCATGGATCCATACAGACATATCGACAAGGAAGCACACGCATGGCATCTCCCGCATCTGGAAAGACAGCCCTTGAGGATTGGAAGGTTCCCGTCAAATTGAAGCTTGCCGCGCTGTGGGCAAGCCTGATGTTCTGCTACATCTACGGCGACTATTTCGGGCTCTTTCAGCCAGGCACATTGCAAAGCATGCTGGAAGGAAAAATGGGGCCGCTCGGGCCCACGACGCAGGGCGTGCTGCTGGGCACCTCCATCCTGATGGCAGTGCCCAGCGTGATGGTCTTTCTGTCGCTGGTGATGAGGCCGCTGGCAGGTCGGGTGGTGAACGTGGTGTTGGGCCTGCTCTACGCGATCATCATGGCCGTGTCGATGCCGGGTGCCTGGACGTTCTATCTGTTTCTCGGCGTCATCGAGATCGTGCTTTCCCTGTTGATCGTCTGGTACGCGTGGCGGTGGCCGCGTTCAGCTTAGTAGGGCTATGGCCCCGGCATTGAGGCGACTCTGCTTGGGGCTAGGGTAGCGA
This genomic window from Dyella terrae contains:
- a CDS encoding group III truncated hemoglobin, producing the protein MALFPAANEVGIATLVDRFYDKVRADEELGPVFNTAIHDWTAHKHTLRDFWSSLILRTGRYHGNPMGVHRALPAFPQALFHRWLALWGETAREVFDPPTAELFISTAERIAQSISQGIGHGRLALEHPSRILGPLHITS
- a CDS encoding FTR1 family protein; the protein is MTRKLAILLLAFGLGASPALAQQAIDDPTSSVPQTWQMLDYLAADYAGAVNHGEVVSASEYAEMREFARHARERVLALPVSPATPALRQQADQLVSLIDAKAPEADVARQAHALTDTLLQAYPIPTAPTKTPDLTRGASLYQAQCAACHGATGHGDGPAGLQLSPRPIDFTEVSRADQRSPLSLYEVITQGVAGTPMVSYAQALSSDDRWSLAYYVGTLAYPVTATRGEQAWRDDARARGAIASPSELARARAAGLADTLGVAQAHLIIGYLRAHPGAVHEALAGIPLARARLADSLEAHRNGKSEEARQLALSAYLDGVEPVEAQLDTRNASLRARIETAMGAYRTTLSQSPNDDAVTKQAHEVDGLLGQAQTVLSETAASPMTTFIGAFTILVREGLEALLVVVALLAFLRKADRHDATRYVHWGWTLALLAGAITWAAASYAISISGASRELTEGLSSLFAAAVLLGVGLWMHQKSIGGRWQSYLKAKMATALNRRSAWFVFGLTFISVYREVFETILFYTALWNEGQGVWLLAGLAAGAVMLGVIAWVLLRTSQRLPLGLFFSVSSLVIAVLAIVLTGKGVAALQEAGWTAVTVAPAPSIDLLGIYPTWQSLLAQLAVALMLAFGFAVNRWRARSA
- a CDS encoding DUF4440 domain-containing protein, whose product is MIRKLLTGGLLALGMVVVSAHAEEAPAALRDVLVKTTQALMDALPVGDKTPWEQWVTDDAVIIDEFGRVASKADTIASLRHFPSGVTGSMEMRDPHAWLHGDSALLSVEEYERESYFGQSFVVRYRSLLTFVKQGGQWKLAGAQDVTIPTPPSRLDVPGLVLDDYVGTFRYAPGRAWVVSVDHGVLGYVTRPGGPVNTLQPVAKDVFMGTDDERNLLVFQRDEHGKVSALIERRKFNDLRLGKEG
- a CDS encoding DUF6326 family protein, coding for MASPASGKTALEDWKVPVKLKLAALWASLMFCYIYGDYFGLFQPGTLQSMLEGKMGPLGPTTQGVLLGTSILMAVPSVMVFLSLVMRPLAGRVVNVVLGLLYAIIMAVSMPGAWTFYLFLGVIEIVLSLLIVWYAWRWPRSA